TTGAAGTGCGGGTCTACTTGATCCGCACCATCAATCGCCACGTCGATGCTCCAGGCGTTGTCGGATTCCAGAAGCGGGATCCCCTCGCGCGTCGCCAGGTCCGCCGTCTCTCGTGATGTGGCTACCCCGTGAATCTTCAAGCCGCTCCGTACCCGTTCACCGAGCGTCAGAATGAGATGTTTCGCGGTCGAACCCGTGCCCAAGCCGACGACCATGCCGTCACAGACATACTCCGACGCTTTCACGCCTGCGGCCCGCTTTTGCGTATCCAGATCCATGAGCGTATTCATCATTCTGCCGCTTGCCCCAGTTGGGCCGCGACCGAGGCTGCACCGAGGAGGCCGGCCTTGTCGTTCATCACAATTCTCACCGGGATTTGGCTCATCAGGCGTTTGTAACGGCCCTTGTTGGTGAACCCCCGCATGAACGAACCATCCTGCAACTTCTTGAGCAACTTCGGCGCAATGCCGCCTGCGACATAGACGCCATCAAGCGTCAGGGCCTTGAGGGCTAAATTCCCCGCCTCCGCGCCATAGATCGTCGAAAACAAGTCGAGCGCCTGCTTCGCGATGTCTGCCTGTCCCTTTAGTCCGGCTTCGGCGATCTCCGCCGCGGGATTACCGACTTTAATCTTTTCCGCCAGCCACGTCGGCTCGTTCTTCTTCGTATCCCGGAGGTACTCGTAGATCGCATGCAAGCCGGGACCGGAGACGATGCGCTCATAGCTGACATGGAGATAGCTGCCGCGCAAATGGCGAAGTAATTCGATCTCGTTGTCGCTGTTCGGCGCAAAATCCGAATGCCCCCCTTCGGACGGCATGGGGCGGTATCGCGAGCCGTCCCAAAAGAGAATGGATTCCCCGAGTCCGGTTCCTGCAGCGATGAGCGCGAGGGCCTGCTTGGTTTTCGGAGGAGTTCCGGCATTCAGGACCACCAGTTCATCCGGCCGCAACAAAAGGATGCCGTGTGCCGTGGCCTCAAGGTCATTCAACAGTCGCACATGAGGAATGTCGAATTTTTTGCCCAACGCGGCCCCGTCCACAACCCAGGGAAGATTGGTGGTCTGGCACCGGTTGTCGATCACCGGGCCGGCGACGCCAAAACTGGCGGCGCGGATCTTCAACGATTCAGGCGCGGCCGGCGCGCTCCGTTCCGCCTCGTGCTCCTCACCCGGCTCGGCCAACTCTTCGTCGGCCACCGGAGTGGGTGGTGTCGGGGGATGCAAAAATTCGTCGACGATTTCTTCCAGCGATTGGTAATCGCTGCTGTGAAAGCTGTCCATGCGCACGGGCTCGACCCGTTCGGTGGTCCAGTCGTACAACGCCAAGTTTGTCTTCGTGCCGCCGATATCGCCAGCTAAAATCATTTAAGCCTCTTCGGATGAAAACTCGCGTTTCGAGGCGGTTAAGTCAGCCGCCGCGGATCGGTCCAGAAACCACAGCAGGCGGCCTTCATCAGGCTGCACTGCTGCTGCAGGGTAGGACGCGGCAGCGGTCGCTCCGCCCTCGAGAACCTTCCGGGCGACCGGCGCCTTGCTTGCTCCGGTGACGAGGAACAGTACCACACCGGCATGATTGATCACACCTGTTGTGAGGGTCAGTCGTTGCCTGGTGCCGGTCGGGGCCGAGCCGGGTGTCACCCAACGAGTCTTTTCTTGAGCCGCAGCAGTGCCGGGAAACAATGAAGCGGTGTGCCCATCCTCGCCCAGCCCCAATAAGATGAGATCGAAGCGAGGCCAGCGCTCATCCGCTTCCCCTACCAGTTGGCGCAAACGATACTCATAGGCTGTTGCTGCCGCGGAGGGATCGGCTTCTCCCTCCATCCGATGAATCTTCCCATGGGCGATGTTCAGCGGCGTAAAGAGGTAGTCGCGAGCCAATCCGAAATTGCTGTCCGGGTGGGAGGGGGGAACGCAGCGCTCGTCGCCAAAGCAAAACTCCACTCGCGACCAGTCCAGGCGATTCCGGTGAGCAGGCCCACAGAGCGAGCTGTAGAGTGCTTTCGGGGTGGAGCCCCCGGACAACGCGACAAGAAACCGACCGCTTCGACGGATCGCTTGATCGCCCAGCCACA
This region of Nitrospiraceae bacterium genomic DNA includes:
- the glk gene encoding glucokinase; the encoded protein is MILAGDIGGTKTNLALYDWTTERVEPVRMDSFHSSDYQSLEEIVDEFLHPPTPPTPVADEELAEPGEEHEAERSAPAAPESLKIRAASFGVAGPVIDNRCQTTNLPWVVDGAALGKKFDIPHVRLLNDLEATAHGILLLRPDELVVLNAGTPPKTKQALALIAAGTGLGESILFWDGSRYRPMPSEGGHSDFAPNSDNEIELLRHLRGSYLHVSYERIVSGPGLHAIYEYLRDTKKNEPTWLAEKIKVGNPAAEIAEAGLKGQADIAKQALDLFSTIYGAEAGNLALKALTLDGVYVAGGIAPKLLKKLQDGSFMRGFTNKGRYKRLMSQIPVRIVMNDKAGLLGAASVAAQLGQAAE
- the pgl gene encoding 6-phosphogluconolactonase, translating into MTRAPEVRVFESPADVATEAADFFLWLGDQAIRRSGRFLVALSGGSTPKALYSSLCGPAHRNRLDWSRVEFCFGDERCVPPSHPDSNFGLARDYLFTPLNIAHGKIHRMEGEADPSAAATAYEYRLRQLVGEADERWPRFDLILLGLGEDGHTASLFPGTAAAQEKTRWVTPGSAPTGTRQRLTLTTGVINHAGVVLFLVTGASKAPVARKVLEGGATAAASYPAAAVQPDEGRLLWFLDRSAAADLTASKREFSSEEA